The following nucleotide sequence is from Coregonus clupeaformis isolate EN_2021a unplaced genomic scaffold, ASM2061545v1 scaf3597, whole genome shotgun sequence.
aggACCGCGCGCCCATCACAATATACTGCGCGCCAAAAACAATAGTACACTAAGCGCGTGCGTACAATAGCACACTGCTGGCCCTTTGCGCGCAATAATAGTcgtcaaagtcaagagtgaaatcttgttatattttaatgctagcctgttatcgcaaacgaggccaatagtacactgcctGCACACAACTACACACTGCGCGCTGGCAAAAGCACACTGACAGtcgggagtatagcctcgaaatgcagAGACGCGCCATGGCCAGagccaagcaaaccgctcgcaaatccaccggtGGCAAAGCCCCCAGGAAGCAGCTCGCCACTAAGGCTGCTCGCAAGAGCGCCCCGGCCACCGGCGGTGTGAAGAAGCCTCaccgttacaggcccggcaccgtggctctgagagagatccgtcgttaccagaAGTCCACTGAACTGTTCATCCGCAAGCTGCCCTTACAGCGCCTGGTGAGAGAAATCGCCCAGgacttcaagaccgacctgcgcttccagagctccgccgtgatggccctgcaggaggctagcgaggcttacctggtcggcctgttcgaggacaccaaccTGTGCGCCATCCACGCCAAGCGGGTGACCATCATGCCCAAGGACATCCATCTGGCCCGCCGAATTCGCGGAGAGCGCGCATAAATGAGGATGACCTGATCTCCAAAATTCCCCAaatgctcttttaagagccacctccatatttccatccaaaaggcacaattgttccatg
It contains:
- the LOC121562643 gene encoding histone H3-like, whose amino-acid sequence is MQRRAMARAKQTARKSTGGKAPRKQLATKAARKSAPATGGVKKPHRYRPGTVALREIRRYQKSTELFIRKLPLQRLVREIAQDFKTDLRFQSSAVMALQEASEAYLVGLFEDTNLCAIHAKRVTIMPKDIHLARRIRGERA